The following proteins are co-located in the Macrobrachium rosenbergii isolate ZJJX-2024 chromosome 28, ASM4041242v1, whole genome shotgun sequence genome:
- the LOC136853957 gene encoding organic anion transporter 3-like encodes MGKKCDHRYGRRPVILVCSALSFVCALGAAFSPLYSLYVFLRVAVAFFSIGYYTGCFVYSKFRVTTMEICSHRQRSVVGSIGGVPWSLGFLVVPGIAYLVRPWRWMQVAYSAPMLLLVSFYCTDPYLYVAFGSLVEVPGYLISWVLIVYTGRRISLAICFWASGVAICILAILVASMDEGIWAICILAILVASMDEGIWAICILAILVASMDEGIWAICILAILVASMDEVPFGLLMTFAMTGKITISTAFVICYLYTAELFPTRYRSLAVGQSSTIGCIGSMMSPYINDILGMVITWAPSALFAMTLALSAILCLLLPETRESITEEQHCPQGRKKNNKKKKKEEEEEEAIQRM; translated from the exons ATGGGGAAAAAATGTGATCACAG GTACGGCCGTAGACCTGTCATACTTGTCTGCTCAGCCCTGAGTTTTGTGTGTGCCTTGGGAGCAGCGTTTTCTCCGCTGTATTCCCTTTATGTTTTCCTCAGAGTTGCAGTTGCTTTCTTCAGCATTGGCTATTACACAGGATGCTTCGTGTACAGTAAGTTCAGAGTGACAA CAATGGAGATATGTTCTCACAGACAGCGATCAGTGGTAGGAAGCATCGGTGGTGTCCCATGGTCATTGGGATTTTTGGTAGTGCCTGGCATCGCCTATCTAGTCAGACCTTGGCGATGGATGCAGGTGGCTTACTCGGCCCCTATGCTTCTGCTCGTTTCGTTTTACTG CACCGACCCTTACCTGTACGTGGCCTTTGGAAGCTTAGTCGAGGTTCCTGGTTACCTAATTTCATGGGTCTTGATAGTCTACACCGGCAGGAGAATCAGCTTGGCCATTTGTTTCTGGGCGTCCGGCGTGGCTATCTGCATCTTGGCTATCCTTGTAGCCTCTATGGATGAAGGTATTTGGGCTATCTGCATCTTGGCTATCCTTGTAGCCTCTATGGATGAAGGTATTTGGGCTATCTGCATCTTGGCTATCCTTGTAGCCTCTATGGATGAAGGTATTTGGGCTATCTGCATCTTGGCTATCCTTGTAGCCTCTATGGATGAAG TGCCTTTTGGCTTGCTGATGACGTTTGCGATGACGGGAAAGATCACCATCTCAACCGCCTTCGTCATCTGCTACTTGTACACGGCAGAGCTTTTCCCAACTCGGTACCGGTCGCTGGCAGTTGGGCAGTCTAGCACCATTGGTTGCATAGGGAGCATGATGTCGCCATACATTAACGATATTTTG GGTATGGTGATCACCTGGGCGCCTTCGGCGCTGTTCGCCATGACCTTGGCCCTGTCGGCAATCCTGTGCCTGCTCCTGCCGGAGACAAGAGAATCCATCACTGAGGAGCAGCATTGTCCCCAAGGacgaaagaagaataataagaagaagaagaaggaggaggaggaggaggaggccatcCAGAGAATGTAA